The Microbacterium paraoxydans genome includes a window with the following:
- a CDS encoding PP2C family serine/threonine-protein phosphatase, producing the protein MFNEFHHQVRGRGHELDGTRGQDRTQYLSRGGVQAICLADGAGSASHSELGAQMVVDEGCAALVEQFESLIASVDGGQIKIDLLKRLLAKVDMLAERHDRDVHDFASTFLGVAVSGDKFLGAHVGDGVIGYLKDGEMHVISAPENSEFANQTTFVTSQGAVGSMRLFRGSLQGVTGFILMSDGAGDSLFDARTGQLATACAKMIMAVGAAPTRLSQNSRHKKQWRKFVDIRVRNATKDDCSIAVLGRPGAD; encoded by the coding sequence GTGTTCAATGAGTTCCATCATCAGGTGCGTGGCCGAGGACATGAACTCGACGGAACCCGAGGGCAGGACCGGACACAATACCTTTCGCGCGGAGGTGTCCAGGCGATCTGTTTAGCTGACGGCGCGGGGTCAGCTTCGCATTCCGAGCTTGGCGCGCAGATGGTGGTAGACGAAGGGTGTGCCGCGCTGGTTGAGCAGTTTGAGAGTCTGATCGCAAGTGTTGACGGGGGCCAGATCAAGATCGACCTCCTGAAGAGACTTCTCGCCAAAGTCGACATGCTCGCCGAGCGACACGATCGTGACGTTCACGATTTTGCTTCAACCTTTCTCGGCGTTGCCGTGTCCGGCGACAAGTTCCTTGGCGCGCATGTCGGTGACGGCGTGATCGGATACCTCAAGGATGGGGAGATGCACGTCATATCCGCTCCAGAGAACAGCGAGTTCGCTAATCAGACGACATTCGTGACTTCTCAGGGTGCCGTTGGGTCGATGCGGCTCTTTCGGGGGTCGTTGCAAGGAGTGACGGGCTTTATCCTCATGAGCGATGGTGCTGGGGATAGTCTCTTCGACGCGCGCACAGGTCAGCTGGCAACGGCCTGTGCAAAGATGATTATGGCCGTCGGGGCTGCGCCCACAAGACTGAGTCAGAACTCAAGACACAAGAAGCAGTGGCGGAAGTTCGTGGACATCAGGGTGCGCAACGCAACTAAGGATGACTGTTCGATCGCGGTTCTTGGGCGGCCTGGGGCCGATTAG
- a CDS encoding vWA domain-containing protein gives MALNIGVDDLVENPTPRVPVALCLDTSGSMMGEKIRELVRGVNLFYDAIDEDDDAHDAAEVSIVEFNSSESLIQDFASVERLHRIDAIDATGGTALGEGVNLALDTLEKRKSTYSNAGVLYYQPWLVLMTDGQPNGRPEELERAVLRVTELVAKKKLTVFPIGIGADADMNVLARFSPNRPPLRLQGLSFKEFFEWLSKSVSRVSRSTPGDTVKLDLEGLAGWAEL, from the coding sequence ATGGCACTTAACATCGGAGTCGACGACCTCGTCGAGAACCCAACCCCGCGCGTCCCTGTTGCCCTCTGCCTCGACACGAGCGGATCAATGATGGGGGAGAAGATCCGAGAGCTTGTCAGAGGTGTCAACCTCTTCTACGACGCGATCGACGAAGATGACGACGCTCATGACGCCGCCGAGGTGAGCATCGTTGAGTTCAATTCGTCTGAAAGCCTGATCCAGGATTTTGCGAGTGTTGAGCGACTGCATCGAATCGATGCGATCGATGCGACAGGTGGCACCGCCCTCGGCGAGGGAGTGAATCTCGCGCTCGATACGCTCGAAAAGCGCAAGTCCACCTACTCGAACGCAGGTGTTCTCTACTACCAGCCGTGGCTCGTTCTGATGACCGACGGACAGCCGAATGGGCGTCCCGAGGAACTCGAACGTGCAGTTCTCCGTGTGACGGAACTGGTGGCGAAGAAGAAACTCACCGTCTTCCCGATCGGGATTGGCGCCGACGCTGACATGAACGTGCTTGCACGATTCAGCCCGAACCGTCCTCCGCTTCGGCTCCAAGGACTGAGTTTCAAGGAGTTCTTTGAGTGGCTGTCGAAGTCTGTTTCCCGCGTGTCCCGGTCCACACCTGGGGACACTGTCAAGCTTGATCTTGAGGGCTTGGCTGGTTGGGCGGAGTTGTAA
- a CDS encoding protein kinase domain-containing protein, which translates to MSHSVQALKGRSEMAIPRPPAPQTGPMPTSRPPIDEGSAGHTAETRAAAVISPEDFVKTGRRLFLDTNVFMDTDTLRSAGLKMLFERCKDLAIRNGNGIVVPSKVIDELAKQSSLDVSLFTEERAAAVRRAGQWLTVLGSAAAHGLVRKDLGDGSNPYADDLFVDLFTHFGDQYDMCLLTNDITLRLRIRLLSVEVKHRLVAGTVQADGRIAVDSDQELFERGARKLARIMRHVEDGLAKAKDHAEVEMLVPLLDDFKRSFDVADVDARPGGRREPRAAMKPAPKQTDGAFKRVTTLKPTDQLLAATVIPKSGDNVIAASSHSRRAIVLGDLVGEGGEGSVYAVQGVPSQVVKIFDKDHRTEHRKAKLELLLSHELEAQGIGFPTHIITNGDDEFVGYAMPRATGKELQATIMRPARFKRTYPTWTKADLVDVCISFLEKVAYLHSLNILLGDINPKNLMVDEHKNVWIIDADSWQVEGYPCPVGTAMFTASTITGDYADALRTVEEERFAIATMLFMILITGQFPYARAGADGGDFAALIKEGKFAFQFQGASDQDQPEGNWKFMWSHLPFQVKRLFWHTFQRQGGSRYDRRPTANEWLSVFRAYRDFFGGDDDFDPMSNDVYPFRFRAFRPDTPIRDCPQCKRPNAIVGRWDEESQTYYEPGLCYDCNQNKSRCADCGKPRPVDALKDGRCWDCNRKRNYATCESCNREVAKTYLVGGRCSNCQPVPCKDCKTPTVKTELTYGRCEACVKKAAELNPARLCIECRQPFITFDHERWFLAKGLDIPKSHQAATKKPCPPRSTASRPPRPVPSRANSSAKPAAPSKKSFWQRLASWLTS; encoded by the coding sequence ATGTCACATTCCGTGCAAGCGCTGAAGGGGAGGAGTGAGATGGCGATTCCACGGCCACCGGCGCCGCAGACAGGTCCAATGCCAACATCGCGACCCCCGATCGATGAAGGTTCGGCTGGACATACTGCAGAGACCCGTGCCGCAGCCGTCATTTCGCCTGAGGACTTCGTCAAGACTGGTCGTCGACTCTTCCTCGATACCAACGTCTTTATGGATACCGACACCCTTCGCTCAGCCGGTCTGAAGATGCTGTTCGAGCGCTGCAAGGATCTCGCTATCCGAAACGGCAACGGCATCGTCGTCCCGTCAAAGGTCATCGATGAACTCGCCAAGCAAAGCAGCCTGGATGTCTCACTGTTCACTGAGGAGCGGGCGGCCGCTGTCCGACGTGCTGGCCAGTGGCTGACGGTGTTGGGCTCTGCGGCAGCTCACGGACTCGTCCGCAAGGACCTCGGTGACGGGTCAAACCCCTATGCGGACGACCTGTTCGTCGATCTCTTCACGCACTTCGGCGACCAGTACGACATGTGCCTCTTGACCAACGACATTACGTTGCGGCTACGAATCAGACTGCTCTCGGTCGAGGTGAAGCATCGACTAGTGGCAGGCACAGTACAGGCGGATGGCCGGATTGCGGTCGACAGCGATCAGGAATTGTTCGAACGCGGCGCGAGAAAGCTCGCGCGGATCATGAGGCATGTCGAAGATGGGCTTGCCAAGGCCAAAGACCACGCAGAGGTGGAGATGCTGGTCCCTCTGCTGGACGACTTCAAGCGCTCGTTCGACGTCGCAGACGTCGACGCGAGGCCCGGAGGCAGACGCGAGCCCAGGGCTGCAATGAAGCCTGCTCCGAAACAGACGGACGGTGCGTTCAAACGTGTGACGACGCTCAAGCCAACAGATCAGTTGCTCGCAGCCACCGTCATCCCGAAGTCTGGTGACAACGTGATCGCTGCGTCATCACACTCGCGGCGTGCAATCGTCTTGGGTGACTTGGTCGGCGAGGGCGGCGAGGGGTCGGTTTATGCCGTGCAGGGTGTCCCCAGCCAGGTTGTCAAAATCTTCGATAAGGACCATCGAACCGAGCATCGCAAGGCAAAGCTCGAACTCCTTCTGTCGCATGAGCTTGAAGCGCAAGGAATCGGCTTTCCCACACACATCATCACGAATGGTGACGATGAGTTTGTCGGCTACGCCATGCCGCGGGCTACTGGGAAGGAACTCCAAGCGACGATTATGCGTCCTGCTCGCTTCAAACGGACGTATCCGACCTGGACGAAAGCGGACCTCGTCGATGTTTGTATTTCGTTCCTCGAGAAGGTCGCCTACCTTCATTCGCTGAACATCCTCCTCGGAGACATCAATCCGAAGAACCTCATGGTCGACGAGCATAAGAACGTTTGGATCATCGACGCTGACTCGTGGCAAGTGGAGGGGTACCCCTGCCCTGTGGGAACGGCGATGTTCACCGCGTCCACGATCACCGGCGATTACGCTGATGCGCTGCGCACTGTCGAAGAAGAACGCTTCGCTATCGCAACGATGCTCTTCATGATTCTCATCACTGGTCAGTTCCCCTACGCGCGTGCCGGTGCAGATGGTGGCGACTTTGCGGCCCTGATCAAGGAAGGAAAGTTCGCATTTCAGTTCCAGGGAGCGTCAGACCAGGACCAGCCCGAGGGCAACTGGAAGTTCATGTGGAGCCACCTCCCTTTTCAGGTCAAGCGTCTCTTCTGGCATACGTTTCAGCGTCAAGGTGGTTCACGTTACGATCGGCGCCCGACAGCGAACGAATGGCTCTCGGTGTTCCGTGCGTACCGAGACTTCTTCGGTGGTGACGACGACTTCGACCCAATGTCGAACGACGTCTACCCATTTCGATTCCGTGCTTTCCGTCCGGATACGCCTATCCGCGACTGTCCGCAGTGCAAGCGGCCGAACGCTATCGTCGGCAGATGGGATGAGGAGAGCCAGACTTACTACGAGCCCGGCCTTTGCTACGACTGCAATCAGAACAAGTCGAGGTGCGCCGACTGCGGCAAGCCGCGACCTGTTGATGCATTGAAGGACGGTCGTTGCTGGGACTGCAACCGGAAACGCAACTACGCGACGTGCGAGAGCTGCAACAGAGAAGTCGCCAAGACCTACTTGGTCGGTGGCCGGTGCTCGAACTGTCAACCGGTTCCGTGCAAGGACTGTAAGACGCCCACGGTGAAGACCGAACTGACCTACGGGCGCTGCGAGGCATGCGTCAAGAAGGCAGCCGAGCTCAATCCAGCAAGACTCTGCATTGAGTGCCGCCAGCCCTTCATTACCTTCGATCATGAGCGGTGGTTCCTAGCCAAGGGGCTCGATATCCCGAAGTCCCATCAGGCCGCGACAAAGAAGCCATGTCCACCGCGGTCGACTGCTTCGCGCCCACCGCGCCCGGTCCCGAGTCGAGCGAACTCCTCGGCTAAGCCAGCAGCTCCGTCTAAGAAGAGCTTCTGGCAGAGACTCGCCTCCTGGCTGACCTCCTGA
- a CDS encoding helix-turn-helix domain-containing protein — MAEQDEDSINALRRALQGASDSLQVTLTLSRATAENVLRLLESENGTGAVVVPVKELYTTTEASSLLGVSRPTLMKLIDSGSIEAVKVGTHHRIPADELVAFQRARQVSQERAAELLTEFSSRSAARFQSNVTFRASAEGEE; from the coding sequence GTGGCCGAGCAAGACGAAGACTCGATCAACGCGCTACGCCGAGCACTCCAAGGTGCCAGCGACTCGTTGCAGGTAACGCTCACGTTGTCGCGCGCGACCGCAGAGAACGTGCTGCGGCTTCTTGAATCAGAAAACGGAACGGGGGCCGTGGTCGTCCCTGTTAAGGAGTTGTACACGACCACAGAGGCTTCGTCCTTGCTTGGCGTCTCGCGTCCAACGCTAATGAAGCTCATCGATTCGGGCAGTATCGAGGCCGTCAAAGTTGGGACGCATCATCGCATCCCTGCCGACGAACTAGTGGCGTTTCAGCGTGCGCGCCAGGTAAGCCAGGAAAGGGCGGCAGAACTGCTCACCGAATTCTCGTCCCGTTCGGCCGCACGTTTCCAAAGCAATGTCACATTCCGTGCAAGCGCTGAAGGGGAGGAGTGA
- a CDS encoding type IV secretory system conjugative DNA transfer family protein, translating to MTSPQAHSRGLGDELTNVLMIGLFALFGIAAVLRGAGSIAAFLTGVEQPTVGFAGGVSVLFDPVHPAAALGVPRLHTVLYWVVAAFLLGLLATVVVGIWIWLRRHSRAVSADPRKLEGTASGHDVASRASSKALLRRAATLRPSLARPQAADVGYLLGRSHGKQVWASVEDSILLIGPPRSGKGLHVVIPAILDAPGAVVTTSTRPDNLTVTLKARERLGPVAVFDPQHLAEGIPAGLRWSPIRGCEDPLTAMIRATGLAAATELSSGGVEGGGFWEGKTRVALQALLHAAALDHRTPAQLFRWTLDPAAAAEAVAILTGSPLAATGWAESLEAMLDSDPRTRDSIWQGVSLALAALADPRVLDSVSPSEGEHFDPEQFIRDRGTLYLLATGAGAGNSAALVAAFVEDLVETARRMAARSPGARLDPPLLLALDEIGNLAPLPSLPTLMAEGGGTGITTMPVLQSLAQARDKWSENQAAAIWDASIAKIVLGGASNSRDLQDLSTLIGERDEFTNSVTLGDYGSRSNQRSIRRVPILPPDRIRTLPFGTGVILLRSAPPIITDLHPWPRRSDGAALHRNRTVVEALLRRPSQ from the coding sequence ATGACCAGCCCCCAAGCTCACAGCCGAGGTCTTGGGGATGAGCTGACCAACGTGCTCATGATCGGCCTCTTCGCTTTGTTCGGTATCGCAGCCGTGCTTCGCGGTGCCGGATCAATCGCGGCGTTTCTGACCGGTGTGGAGCAACCAACGGTCGGCTTCGCAGGTGGTGTCAGCGTACTCTTTGACCCTGTTCATCCTGCAGCGGCCCTTGGGGTGCCACGCCTCCACACAGTGCTCTACTGGGTCGTCGCGGCGTTCCTGCTCGGCTTGCTCGCCACCGTGGTTGTTGGGATCTGGATCTGGCTTCGGCGCCACTCGCGCGCAGTCTCTGCCGACCCCCGCAAGCTCGAAGGGACCGCGAGCGGGCACGATGTCGCATCCCGCGCTTCTTCGAAGGCACTCCTTCGTCGTGCAGCCACACTCCGGCCATCGCTTGCGCGTCCACAGGCTGCCGACGTGGGCTACTTGCTTGGACGCTCGCACGGCAAACAAGTCTGGGCCAGTGTCGAAGACTCGATTCTGCTGATCGGTCCGCCGCGCTCAGGCAAGGGTCTGCATGTCGTGATTCCGGCCATCCTCGATGCGCCAGGGGCAGTCGTCACGACCTCGACGAGGCCCGACAATCTCACTGTCACGCTGAAGGCGCGAGAGCGCCTCGGCCCGGTCGCTGTCTTTGACCCACAGCACCTGGCCGAAGGGATTCCTGCCGGGCTGCGTTGGTCACCCATCAGAGGCTGCGAAGATCCGCTTACCGCCATGATCCGTGCGACCGGCCTCGCAGCAGCCACCGAGCTTTCCTCTGGCGGTGTCGAAGGTGGTGGCTTCTGGGAAGGCAAGACTCGGGTTGCGTTACAGGCACTCCTCCATGCTGCAGCCCTGGATCACAGGACCCCTGCGCAACTCTTCCGGTGGACACTGGACCCTGCAGCCGCGGCCGAGGCCGTCGCGATCCTGACCGGCTCACCTCTCGCGGCAACAGGGTGGGCGGAATCCTTGGAAGCGATGCTCGACTCCGACCCGCGCACTCGCGACAGCATCTGGCAAGGAGTCTCGCTCGCTCTGGCAGCACTCGCCGACCCGCGAGTATTGGATTCCGTGAGCCCGTCGGAGGGCGAGCACTTCGATCCGGAGCAGTTCATCCGCGACCGCGGCACACTGTACCTACTCGCGACGGGGGCCGGTGCCGGTAACAGCGCGGCGTTGGTCGCTGCCTTCGTCGAAGACCTCGTTGAGACTGCGCGCCGCATGGCCGCACGCTCCCCCGGCGCACGACTTGATCCGCCGTTGCTGCTCGCACTCGATGAGATCGGAAACCTCGCGCCACTCCCGTCGCTTCCCACGCTCATGGCCGAAGGCGGCGGCACCGGCATCACGACGATGCCCGTGCTGCAGTCCCTCGCGCAAGCGCGAGACAAGTGGTCAGAGAACCAGGCAGCAGCGATCTGGGATGCGAGCATCGCAAAGATCGTTCTCGGTGGGGCATCCAACTCCCGTGACCTTCAAGATCTTTCGACACTCATAGGAGAACGTGATGAGTTCACGAACTCGGTCACGCTCGGCGACTATGGCTCGCGTTCCAATCAACGCTCCATCCGGAGAGTGCCGATTCTGCCTCCCGATCGAATTCGGACACTCCCGTTCGGAACTGGCGTGATCCTCTTGCGCTCCGCACCACCCATCATCACGGATCTGCATCCTTGGCCCCGCCGATCGGACGGGGCCGCGCTCCACCGTAATCGCACTGTCGTCGAGGCACTCCTACGGAGACCTTCACAGTAA
- a CDS encoding single-stranded DNA-binding protein, producing the protein MSIHTQESVSGFITSDPQLTVAANGNPRLYLRFGQEHFRREEDGTFTQLESSYHHLVMFGRSAERAAERFSKGDNFIAEGYQRPVSYERDGQNVESEEFVAKRIGHDAARTRYEVDRSPRQPARRMSVNPERGQAFAPQRTSAAADAPTLGR; encoded by the coding sequence ATGTCAATCCACACACAAGAATCCGTTTCAGGTTTCATCACGTCAGATCCGCAACTGACAGTCGCAGCCAATGGGAATCCGCGGCTCTACCTCCGCTTTGGGCAAGAGCACTTCCGCCGCGAGGAAGACGGCACCTTCACCCAGCTGGAGTCGAGCTATCACCATCTGGTGATGTTCGGGCGCTCGGCTGAACGCGCTGCAGAGCGCTTCTCGAAAGGCGACAACTTCATCGCTGAGGGCTACCAGCGCCCGGTGAGTTACGAACGCGACGGTCAAAACGTGGAAAGCGAAGAGTTCGTAGCAAAGCGCATCGGCCACGACGCGGCCCGCACAAGGTACGAAGTCGACCGTTCACCTCGACAACCAGCCCGTCGCATGAGCGTGAACCCGGAGCGGGGTCAGGCATTCGCTCCCCAAAGGACAAGTGCCGCGGCCGATGCGCCCACGCTCGGCCGCTGA
- a CDS encoding MFS transporter — protein MSNTIKLRALRPLASRDYRLLFAAVGIEVFGTGMWTIVMVFQVLALDDSPLALSAVATGMSLGLFAFSVLGGVVADRFSKRRILITVQGSTAAIMTAVAVLSLTENIELWHVAAASFAMGAGSAFFYPAYSAYLPVVLPAEQLLAANGLEGALRPSMGQGLGPALGGVIVGMFFPAIGAVIVAASYAIAFVITLFLSRRDENAEPTPAEERTSVWSDLRAGVAYVARTRWLLWTLIFGSSLALIVQGPIEVLLPFLTRDRFEDAEAAFGFLLAAYGIGGAVGSLIVSSLKLPRRYLTFMILCWGGGTLPLVVIGVADNLILMLSALFAVGALTGAGVVVWGTLLQRLVPLDMIGRVASLDFFVSIAFMPVSIAIAGPLSLLIPIPVIFVIAGVIPLALALIALLVGRMRYMEEKHPLDVADE, from the coding sequence ATGAGCAACACCATCAAGCTGCGCGCACTCCGCCCATTGGCATCACGTGATTACCGTCTCCTGTTTGCCGCCGTCGGCATCGAGGTATTCGGGACCGGTATGTGGACGATCGTCATGGTCTTCCAAGTGCTCGCACTCGACGACAGTCCACTTGCGCTCTCCGCGGTCGCAACCGGAATGAGTCTTGGCCTGTTCGCCTTCTCCGTTCTCGGCGGGGTCGTCGCAGACCGGTTCTCCAAACGCCGGATCCTGATCACCGTGCAGGGCTCAACGGCCGCGATCATGACCGCCGTGGCGGTCCTGTCGCTCACCGAGAACATCGAACTATGGCACGTCGCAGCAGCCTCGTTCGCGATGGGAGCCGGGAGCGCGTTCTTCTACCCGGCATACAGCGCCTACCTGCCCGTGGTCCTTCCTGCCGAACAGCTCCTGGCCGCGAATGGGCTCGAAGGGGCGCTCCGTCCATCGATGGGGCAAGGGCTCGGCCCAGCCCTCGGTGGAGTCATCGTCGGTATGTTCTTCCCCGCAATCGGAGCGGTTATCGTCGCGGCCTCGTACGCAATTGCTTTTGTCATCACCTTGTTCCTCAGCCGTCGTGACGAGAACGCTGAGCCCACTCCTGCCGAAGAACGCACGAGCGTCTGGAGTGACCTACGTGCGGGCGTGGCCTACGTGGCTCGCACACGCTGGTTGCTTTGGACGCTGATCTTCGGGTCGTCGCTTGCGCTCATTGTTCAGGGGCCGATCGAAGTTCTCCTCCCGTTCCTCACACGCGACCGATTCGAGGATGCCGAAGCTGCGTTCGGGTTCCTACTTGCCGCGTATGGGATAGGAGGGGCTGTCGGTTCGCTGATCGTGTCGTCGTTGAAGCTTCCGCGTCGATACTTGACGTTTATGATCCTGTGCTGGGGCGGAGGAACTCTTCCGCTTGTGGTCATTGGCGTTGCCGACAATTTGATCCTCATGCTCTCCGCGCTTTTTGCCGTCGGCGCACTAACCGGGGCGGGCGTTGTCGTGTGGGGCACATTGTTGCAGCGGTTGGTGCCGCTCGACATGATCGGCCGAGTCGCCAGTCTCGACTTCTTCGTTTCGATCGCGTTCATGCCAGTCTCGATCGCCATCGCAGGTCCGCTTTCGCTGCTGATTCCCATCCCTGTCATCTTTGTGATTGCGGGAGTCATCCCGCTAGCTCTCGCGTTGATCGCATTGCTGGTAGGGCGCATGCGTTACATGGAGGAGAAGCATCCATTAGACGTGGCCGACGAGTGA
- a CDS encoding ABC-F family ATP-binding cassette domain-containing protein, with protein sequence MLTPTHRHPARHRAQLTASDVSVMRGVTPVLNHVDLVVTPASRVAIVGENGRGKTTLLHALAGTLVPDSGMIQRIGTLGLAEQEMNSTDNRTVGQAVAEAIAEPLAALATLDAAAAALADGSSEAAEQYAAALEGAEALDAWDAERRVHVALEALDAETDMTRLLADLSVGQRYRVRLACLLGAEDDFLLLDEPTNHLDRSGLDFLTAQLRARKGGVVIVSHDRALLSDIAETVVDLDPTPDDRPRIYGNGYEGYREGRLAERGRWEQEYERQQQEQARLQDSLSAAQNRLVSGWRPEKGSPKHGRATRAGGLVQSVHRRQEALEAHAVTVPEPPQLFQFPDLPTRKGAVLLNVDNVGLAGRLVQQVSFELSHRGRLVVTGSNGAGKSTLLSIAAGELLPDTGTVRTSRGTRLGFLRQETMLPPDRRANEVYARRLDELVGQGTLQSSEAVGLGQLGLLRSREAGKRVGELSMGQQRRLDLALVLAARPHVLLLDEPTNHLSIALVDELTEALGATQAAVVLSTHDRQLLRDVAQWPHIHLMAMAEGEALV encoded by the coding sequence ATGCTTACCCCTACTCACCGTCATCCGGCGCGCCATCGCGCGCAACTCACCGCTTCCGACGTCTCCGTAATGCGAGGCGTAACCCCGGTGCTCAACCATGTCGATCTCGTCGTCACTCCCGCGTCTCGTGTGGCGATTGTCGGAGAGAACGGTCGCGGAAAGACCACACTTCTGCACGCGCTCGCGGGCACGCTGGTTCCTGATAGTGGAATGATCCAGCGCATCGGCACGCTCGGGCTCGCTGAACAAGAGATGAACTCCACCGACAACCGCACCGTTGGGCAGGCCGTCGCGGAGGCAATCGCTGAACCGCTCGCAGCGCTGGCCACGCTCGACGCCGCTGCTGCCGCTCTCGCGGATGGGAGCAGCGAGGCCGCAGAGCAGTATGCCGCGGCATTGGAAGGTGCTGAAGCGCTCGACGCGTGGGATGCCGAGCGCCGCGTACATGTCGCGCTCGAAGCACTCGACGCAGAAACCGACATGACACGATTGCTCGCTGATCTGTCTGTGGGGCAACGGTATCGAGTGCGCTTGGCCTGCCTGCTGGGGGCAGAGGATGATTTCCTATTGCTGGACGAGCCCACCAATCACCTCGACCGCAGCGGGCTTGATTTCTTGACCGCGCAACTCCGCGCGCGCAAGGGTGGTGTCGTCATCGTTAGCCACGATCGCGCGCTGCTCTCTGACATTGCGGAGACGGTTGTTGACCTCGATCCGACACCTGATGATCGCCCCCGCATCTACGGCAACGGGTATGAGGGATACCGAGAAGGGCGCCTGGCCGAGCGGGGACGCTGGGAGCAGGAGTACGAGCGCCAGCAGCAGGAGCAAGCGCGGCTGCAGGACAGTCTCAGCGCTGCGCAGAATCGACTGGTGTCGGGGTGGCGACCGGAGAAGGGGTCACCGAAGCACGGCCGCGCGACGCGCGCGGGCGGGCTTGTGCAGAGCGTGCACCGACGCCAGGAAGCGCTCGAAGCACACGCGGTGACGGTGCCAGAACCACCGCAGCTGTTCCAGTTCCCTGACCTGCCCACACGAAAAGGGGCGGTGCTGCTGAACGTCGACAACGTGGGCCTTGCCGGGCGGTTGGTGCAGCAGGTGTCGTTCGAACTCTCGCACCGCGGCAGGCTCGTGGTCACCGGCTCGAACGGGGCCGGAAAGTCGACGCTCCTGAGTATCGCGGCGGGCGAACTACTGCCAGACACCGGAACAGTGCGGACATCCCGTGGCACGCGTTTGGGTTTTCTTCGTCAGGAGACGATGCTGCCGCCTGATCGCCGGGCGAACGAGGTATACGCCCGGCGCCTCGACGAACTCGTCGGTCAAGGAACGCTGCAATCATCTGAGGCGGTCGGCCTCGGTCAACTTGGACTGCTGCGATCGCGCGAGGCAGGCAAACGAGTGGGTGAACTGTCGATGGGTCAACAACGACGCCTCGACCTGGCGCTCGTCCTCGCGGCACGCCCGCACGTGCTACTGCTAGACGAACCTACGAACCACCTCTCCATCGCGCTCGTTGACGAACTCACCGAGGCACTCGGGGCTACCCAAGCGGCCGTCGTACTGTCGACCCACGACCGGCAACTTCTGCGGGATGTCGCCCAATGGCCTCATATTCATCTGATGGCGATGGCTGAAGGCGAGGCACTGGTATGA